The DNA segment CTTTCTGCATTCTTTGAATACGATCAAGGGATCCGTAAGATTATTTACACCACCAATCCGATTGAGGGCGTACACCGCCAAATCCGCAAAATCACCAAGACCAAGGGGGCTTTTTCTTCTGAGCAGGCACTGATGAAACTCATGTACCTGGTCATCAAAAACATCAGTAAGAAATGGACGATGCCAATCCATAATTGGGGACCGGCATTTTCACAACTTTATATTAAATTTGGTGACAGAATTCTTCAAGAGAATAAAGGATTCTGAGAGGCGTTAATTTTTGAAACTGACACAGTTCATGTTACACTCCCAAATCACTCATTTATTGAGGGACAATATGTTCTCCTTATTGATTCATCACATTTAAAAGAATGCATGGATTATCTCCTTTAGGTTCCCATTTCTACGTCATCCCAATTATTTGCTCTGTTGAAAGCCCACTCTAAAGCTTTTCGTCTTTCATAGACTTGTCCTTCGTTTAGCTTTGGTTCCCGGCCATTTAACCTTTCGTCAACACAATACCAATGAAGGCGATAATAGTAATCCAGCGTCGTGTAAATCTCCACTTCAGGTCGGATATCTTTTATCTTATCAAGCTTTTCATTGGTATCACCATCTTCCAGATTTGGCAATAGGGAAGCCATATTATCTCCCACATGTTTTTCGGCCTCCAGCTTATCCACCATTTTTGTTAACCACATCAGGGCCCATAGAGCTTCCAGGTACCACATGAGTGAATTGATCTCTTCTTCTGTTAATTCTTCATTTTCCTTTGCTAAAATCTCCTTTTCTGAATCTGAAAGAAACGCCGTTAATTTCTGAGCTTTGATCCATTCATCAATAATATAGGTAGGTGCTTCAAAAGCAATATTGATCATTGCATTCATGACCGACATACGTCCTTTTATTTCTTCAACTGTCCTTAACTTTGGTGTATCTAAGACTGGCAGCCAATTGTTGACACGGAATCCTTTTTCGTTAATAATCTGATCGTTTTCTAATTTTATTTGCTGTTTATGTTCGTCTGTCATAAATGATAACTGCTAAAATTTAAAGTAATTTTCCAGATTGATCAATAAAGAATCCGGAGGGACTTCCAGCTACACAAAAACCATGCTAAGGTATCCCGGCAAAACAACATCTTGGTTAAGATCACCTATTAATTACCCGGTTTCGATGATCAACAAAATGATCCGGGTTAAGACCAGGGTTATTTTGCTTTTAGCTCCGACATTTGTATTCAGCAGGCTATAGAATTACAACACCTCAATTTCTTCGATTGAAAGTTCGTTGAATTCCGCGATCTGCTCAAGAGACATCCCCTGCTGTTTTTGTTTCCGGGCTGTAATCAATTTTTGTTTATAAATACCTTCCTGTATTCCTTTTTCCATTCCCTTTTCTATTCCTTCCTTGATTCCTTCTTCTATTCCTTCCCTCCTACCTTC comes from the Pedobacter sp. FW305-3-2-15-E-R2A2 genome and includes:
- a CDS encoding DUF4272 domain-containing protein, translating into MTDEHKQQIKLENDQIINEKGFRVNNWLPVLDTPKLRTVEEIKGRMSVMNAMINIAFEAPTYIIDEWIKAQKLTAFLSDSEKEILAKENEELTEEEINSLMWYLEALWALMWLTKMVDKLEAEKHVGDNMASLLPNLEDGDTNEKLDKIKDIRPEVEIYTTLDYYYRLHWYCVDERLNGREPKLNEGQVYERRKALEWAFNRANNWDDVEMGT